The following are encoded together in the Xanthomonas vesicatoria ATCC 35937 genome:
- a CDS encoding NHLP-related RiPP peptide, whose amino-acid sequence MTNDTAHPPIDASIADKLLELLSSDDAFRDCFQCNPAQALAQIGAPGAIATNTAPEPGDAYYCMTTSQLASKEDIAQARAELHSQLTEKTNHTVIFAFESESIRSTLLRK is encoded by the coding sequence TTGACGAACGATACTGCCCATCCTCCGATTGATGCCTCCATCGCGGACAAGCTTCTGGAATTGCTTTCCAGCGACGATGCATTCCGTGACTGCTTTCAGTGCAATCCAGCACAGGCACTTGCCCAGATCGGCGCACCTGGCGCCATCGCAACCAACACCGCCCCGGAACCAGGCGACGCCTACTATTGCATGACCACCAGCCAGCTAGCTTCAAAAGAAGACATCGCTCAGGCACGTGCAGAATTGCACAGCCAGTTGACCGAAAAGACGAATCACACAGTGATCTTCGCTTTCGAGTCGGAGAGTATTCGCTCCACCCTGCTGCGCAAGTAA
- a CDS encoding putative peptide maturation dehydrogenase — protein MQIRRCDTLFFELREDAVFDLAQLLAGGDGLRRRTRWLALAPHLDAEIEVAAAERDWLGELSRVRWQSVEQLASVPAGIDRLMECGLVISDCQEHAGHRDNDERFQQQRWWPLAALWHRFARWKGEDSVATMQAQGLTTAEGMAERLGSPPAEVVDRGHGAGAGCIELPRARGSCFDALLARRVTCRNFDTQRVLSRELLAHMLERTVMASGRIDVGYDTAFLKKPVPSGGSLHPTETYVLAQRVEGLASGLYHYRPLDHALQPMRDPMPSLSEFARQAVSGQHWFADAPVLLILAPRFLRSFWKYRNHAKAYRAMILDVGHIAQTVYLSATDLGLGAFVTSAINEVDIEQALGLDGLQEGPLAICGFGWRAERMANTELDPNATIWSTQRGVDLPPETA, from the coding sequence ATGCAGATCCGTCGATGTGACACATTGTTCTTCGAACTTCGCGAGGATGCAGTGTTCGACCTTGCTCAATTGCTGGCGGGAGGCGATGGATTACGACGCCGTACGCGCTGGCTTGCACTGGCGCCCCACCTGGATGCGGAGATAGAGGTCGCGGCGGCTGAGCGCGACTGGCTTGGCGAGCTCAGTCGCGTACGGTGGCAATCTGTCGAGCAACTGGCTTCGGTCCCTGCAGGGATCGACCGCCTGATGGAATGCGGTCTGGTCATCAGCGACTGTCAGGAACATGCAGGACATCGAGACAATGACGAACGATTCCAGCAGCAGCGTTGGTGGCCGCTTGCCGCGCTTTGGCATCGCTTCGCTCGTTGGAAAGGCGAGGACAGTGTTGCCACAATGCAGGCACAGGGCCTGACCACTGCAGAAGGAATGGCAGAGCGTCTGGGCTCACCGCCCGCAGAGGTGGTGGATCGTGGACATGGCGCAGGCGCAGGTTGCATCGAACTGCCGCGTGCAAGGGGGAGCTGCTTCGACGCACTGCTGGCACGTCGGGTGACATGCCGCAATTTCGACACACAACGCGTGCTCTCACGAGAGTTGTTGGCCCACATGCTTGAACGCACAGTGATGGCCAGCGGTCGTATTGACGTGGGCTACGACACCGCATTCTTGAAGAAGCCGGTTCCCTCGGGTGGCAGCCTGCATCCGACAGAAACCTATGTGCTGGCACAGAGGGTGGAAGGGCTTGCGAGTGGGCTCTATCACTATCGACCGCTTGACCACGCGCTTCAGCCGATGCGTGATCCAATGCCATCCCTTTCTGAATTTGCGCGTCAAGCTGTATCGGGGCAGCACTGGTTTGCCGACGCACCGGTTCTGCTGATTCTTGCGCCCAGGTTCCTGCGCAGTTTCTGGAAGTATCGCAATCATGCCAAGGCCTACCGCGCGATGATCCTGGATGTGGGGCACATCGCGCAGACCGTGTATCTCAGTGCCACCGATCTCGGTCTGGGTGCGTTCGTTACCTCAGCGATCAACGAGGTTGATATCGAACAGGCACTTGGTCTGGATGGATTGCAGGAGGGGCCATTGGCCATTTGCGGTTTCGGTTGGCGCGCAGAACGCATGGCCAATACGGAGCTCGATCCAAACGCTACCATCTGGTCGACCCAGCGCGGCGTCGACTTGCCACCGGAAACGGCGTGA